The Streptomyces kanamyceticus genome window below encodes:
- a CDS encoding MFS transporter: protein MYLASTGAVAQGDPAAAKAPEQSEARRGRVAGPVLALGAVSLVTDISSEMVTAVLPLYFVLQLGLSPLQFGFLDGLYNGVTALVRLAGGYAADRGGRHKLVAGGGYALSALSRLGLLLAGGATAGIGAALAADRIGKGVRTAPRDALISLSSPPDALGRAFGVHRAMDTTGALLGPLAAFALLWATADAYDAVFVVSFCFGLLGVLMMMAFVPSQPHQTHPPRTGTPSESGSVAEPRGKALDLLRVPAFRRILGAAALLGAATIGDAFLYLLLQRRLDFAISWFPLLPLGAAAVYLLLAIPAGRLADRTGRRVPFLAGHAALLGGYVLLLAPTEGWPLLIGVLLLLGVFYAATDGVLMALVTPVVARERRASGMAVLQTGQALARLVAAAGFGAAWTLWGVGPALTCACVALTAALAGAAVLLPRTERQP, encoded by the coding sequence ATGTACCTCGCATCCACCGGCGCGGTCGCCCAGGGCGACCCGGCCGCCGCCAAGGCCCCGGAGCAGTCCGAGGCCCGGCGCGGCCGGGTCGCGGGGCCCGTCCTCGCGCTCGGCGCCGTCAGCCTCGTCACCGACATCTCCTCGGAGATGGTCACCGCTGTCCTGCCGCTCTACTTCGTCCTCCAACTCGGCCTGTCCCCACTTCAGTTCGGCTTCCTGGACGGGCTCTACAACGGCGTGACCGCCCTGGTGCGGCTCGCCGGCGGATACGCCGCCGACCGCGGCGGGCGGCACAAGCTCGTGGCGGGCGGCGGCTACGCCCTCTCCGCGCTCTCCCGGCTCGGCCTGCTCCTCGCGGGCGGCGCCACCGCGGGCATCGGCGCGGCGCTCGCCGCCGACCGCATCGGCAAGGGCGTGCGGACCGCGCCGCGCGACGCGCTGATCTCGCTGAGCAGTCCGCCCGACGCGCTTGGCCGCGCCTTCGGCGTGCACCGGGCGATGGACACCACGGGCGCGCTGCTCGGCCCGCTCGCCGCGTTCGCGCTGCTGTGGGCGACCGCGGACGCGTACGACGCCGTGTTCGTGGTCAGCTTCTGCTTCGGGCTGCTCGGCGTACTGATGATGATGGCGTTCGTACCGAGCCAGCCGCACCAGACGCACCCGCCTCGCACCGGCACCCCCTCCGAGTCCGGATCCGTGGCCGAGCCGCGCGGCAAAGCACTCGACCTGCTGCGCGTCCCCGCCTTCCGACGGATCCTCGGTGCCGCCGCGCTGCTCGGCGCGGCCACCATCGGCGACGCGTTCCTCTACCTCCTCCTCCAGCGGCGGCTCGACTTCGCCATCTCGTGGTTCCCGCTGCTCCCGCTCGGCGCCGCCGCGGTCTACCTGCTGCTCGCGATCCCCGCGGGAAGGCTCGCCGACCGCACCGGGCGCCGCGTCCCGTTCCTCGCCGGGCACGCCGCGCTGCTCGGCGGGTACGTCCTGCTGCTCGCGCCCACCGAAGGATGGCCCCTGCTCATCGGCGTACTCCTGCTGCTCGGCGTCTTCTACGCCGCCACGGACGGTGTCCTGATGGCCCTGGTCACCCCCGTCGTGGCCCGCGAACGCCGGGCCAGTGGCATGGCCGTCCTGCAGACCGGACAGGCACTCGCCCGTCTTGTCGCCGCCGCCGGGTTCGGCGCCGCCTGGACGCTGTGGGGCGTGGGGCCCGCGCTGACCTGCGCTTGTGTCGCGCTCACCGCGGCGCTCGCCGGGGCGGCCGTACTGCTCCCCCGAACCGAAAGGCAGCCATGA